The proteins below are encoded in one region of Oncorhynchus tshawytscha isolate Ot180627B linkage group LG04, Otsh_v2.0, whole genome shotgun sequence:
- the si:ch211-12e13.1 gene encoding uncharacterized protein si:ch211-12e13.1 isoform X3 has product MLDILISAEKFRLSPLGLVRVRQSLRTWQPIDELKKGPFKLQARVLEYRVVEDGVEVDISLTAISHTDQPVWESVLTMLSQDRGRTPNTQPKTEWYDGHMDTSEPDDVKAVDINVPWTTGLKFVWAFSDYSPRCLLTLPAKLLGCRCTPTPSLWMLSKCLAEIEKHKGVDAIRAPISVTAQFKEPLLVPGKVTIKFCESAGVQSKCVSFQMEQYERKIPHITGQICRTTVEDVN; this is encoded by the exons ATGCTTGACATATTAATATCTGCTGAGAAGTTCAGATTGAGCCCTCTGG GTCTAGTCCGGGTACGTCAGAGTTTGAGAACATGGCAGCCAATAGATGAGCTGAAGAAGGGACCCTTCAAGTTGCAGGCTCGTGTGTTAGAGTACAGGGTTGTTGAAGATGGGGTGGAGGTTGACATTTCTTTAACTGCCATTTCACACACTGACCAGCCAGTATGGGAGAGTGTTTTGACAATGCTCTCCCAGGACAGAGGCCGAACACCAAACACACAACCTAAAACTGAGTGGTATGATG GTCACATGGACACATCAGAGCCAGATGACGTGAAGGCGGTAGATATCAATGTTCCCTGGACTACAGGACTGAAGTTTGTGTGGGCTTTCTCTGACTACTCTCCACGTTGTCTCCTAACTCTTCCTGCTAAACTCTTGGGCTGCAGATGTACCCCAACTCCTAGTCTATGGATGCTGTCTAAATGTTTGGCTGAAATTGAAAAGCACAAAG GAGTTGATGCCATTAGAGCCCCCATCTCTGTCACCGCCCAGTTCAAGGAACCATTGTTGGTACCAGGAAAAGTGACCATCAAATTTTGTGAGAGTGCGGGAGTGCAGTCCAAATGTGTTAGCTTCCAAATGGAGCAATACGAGAGGAAGATACCTCACATTACGGGACAGATCTGCAGGACTACTGTAGAGGATGTGAATTAA
- the si:ch211-12e13.1 gene encoding uncharacterized protein si:ch211-12e13.1 isoform X1 — MWCLTVVRAFQVLPTFFSDMYSELLSKDRGICTFAIEMSKVKFPSPSLTAGKLIALDNVAVQFVLVLWFDFIIIISNNTALQRWLFICSHLDQLSPMCCTFFSLRFNKDLLRRFCSAAGYGWDYPDIEFRDIPLCYPDTLCLRMLDILISAEKFRLSPLGLVRVRQSLRTWQPIDELKKGPFKLQARVLEYRVVEDGVEVDISLTAISHTDQPVWESVLTMLSQDRGRTPNTQPKTEWYDGHMDTSEPDDVKAVDINVPWTTGLKFVWAFSDYSPRCLLTLPAKLLGCRCTPTPSLWMLSKCLAEIEKHKGVDAIRAPISVTAQFKEPLLVPGKVTIKFCESAGVQSKCVSFQMEQYERKIPHITGQICRTTVEDVN, encoded by the exons ATGTGGTGTTTGACAGTTGTCAGAGCATTCCAAGTTTTGCCTACCTTTTTCTCAGATATGTATTCAGAGCTCTTATCAAAAGACAGGGGCATTTGTACTTTTGCGATAGAGATGTCGAAGGTGAAGTTTCCTTCACCATCTTTAACTGCAGGTAAACTGATTGCGCTTGACAATGTAGCAGTCCAATTTGTTTTAGTGCTATGGTTTGATTTTATTATAATAATTTCAAACAACACTGCCTTACAAAGATGGTTGTTTATTTGTTCACATTTGGACCAATTATCTCCTATGTGCTGTACTTTTTTCTCTCTAAGGTTCAACAAGGATCTActgaggaggttctgtagtgcaGCTGGATATGGCTGGGACTACCCAGACATTGAGTTCAGGGATATCCCTCTGTGTTACCCAGACACCCTCTGTCTGCGGATGCTTGACATATTAATATCTGCTGAGAAGTTCAGATTGAGCCCTCTGG GTCTAGTCCGGGTACGTCAGAGTTTGAGAACATGGCAGCCAATAGATGAGCTGAAGAAGGGACCCTTCAAGTTGCAGGCTCGTGTGTTAGAGTACAGGGTTGTTGAAGATGGGGTGGAGGTTGACATTTCTTTAACTGCCATTTCACACACTGACCAGCCAGTATGGGAGAGTGTTTTGACAATGCTCTCCCAGGACAGAGGCCGAACACCAAACACACAACCTAAAACTGAGTGGTATGATG GTCACATGGACACATCAGAGCCAGATGACGTGAAGGCGGTAGATATCAATGTTCCCTGGACTACAGGACTGAAGTTTGTGTGGGCTTTCTCTGACTACTCTCCACGTTGTCTCCTAACTCTTCCTGCTAAACTCTTGGGCTGCAGATGTACCCCAACTCCTAGTCTATGGATGCTGTCTAAATGTTTGGCTGAAATTGAAAAGCACAAAG GAGTTGATGCCATTAGAGCCCCCATCTCTGTCACCGCCCAGTTCAAGGAACCATTGTTGGTACCAGGAAAAGTGACCATCAAATTTTGTGAGAGTGCGGGAGTGCAGTCCAAATGTGTTAGCTTCCAAATGGAGCAATACGAGAGGAAGATACCTCACATTACGGGACAGATCTGCAGGACTACTGTAGAGGATGTGAATTAA
- the si:ch211-12e13.1 gene encoding uncharacterized protein si:ch211-12e13.1 isoform X2, producing the protein MENIMTNVFIAGLPACAIYFLYTNIYCSYKLLKANVVFDSCQSIPSFAYLFLRYVFRALIKRQGHLYFCDRDVEGEVSFTIFNCRFNKDLLRRFCSAAGYGWDYPDIEFRDIPLCYPDTLCLRMLDILISAEKFRLSPLGLVRVRQSLRTWQPIDELKKGPFKLQARVLEYRVVEDGVEVDISLTAISHTDQPVWESVLTMLSQDRGRTPNTQPKTEWYDGHMDTSEPDDVKAVDINVPWTTGLKFVWAFSDYSPRCLLTLPAKLLGCRCTPTPSLWMLSKCLAEIEKHKGVDAIRAPISVTAQFKEPLLVPGKVTIKFCESAGVQSKCVSFQMEQYERKIPHITGQICRTTVEDVN; encoded by the exons ATGGAAAATATTATGACCAATGTTTTCATTGCTGGGCTCCCAGCGTGTGCCATATATTTTCTTTACACCAACATTTATTGCTCTTATAAACTACTGAAAGCTAATGTGGTGTTTGACAGTTGTCAGAGCATTCCAAGTTTTGCCTACCTTTTTCTCAGATATGTATTCAGAGCTCTTATCAAAAGACAGGGGCATTTGTACTTTTGCGATAGAGATGTCGAAGGTGAAGTTTCCTTCACCATCTTTAACTGCAG GTTCAACAAGGATCTActgaggaggttctgtagtgcaGCTGGATATGGCTGGGACTACCCAGACATTGAGTTCAGGGATATCCCTCTGTGTTACCCAGACACCCTCTGTCTGCGGATGCTTGACATATTAATATCTGCTGAGAAGTTCAGATTGAGCCCTCTGG GTCTAGTCCGGGTACGTCAGAGTTTGAGAACATGGCAGCCAATAGATGAGCTGAAGAAGGGACCCTTCAAGTTGCAGGCTCGTGTGTTAGAGTACAGGGTTGTTGAAGATGGGGTGGAGGTTGACATTTCTTTAACTGCCATTTCACACACTGACCAGCCAGTATGGGAGAGTGTTTTGACAATGCTCTCCCAGGACAGAGGCCGAACACCAAACACACAACCTAAAACTGAGTGGTATGATG GTCACATGGACACATCAGAGCCAGATGACGTGAAGGCGGTAGATATCAATGTTCCCTGGACTACAGGACTGAAGTTTGTGTGGGCTTTCTCTGACTACTCTCCACGTTGTCTCCTAACTCTTCCTGCTAAACTCTTGGGCTGCAGATGTACCCCAACTCCTAGTCTATGGATGCTGTCTAAATGTTTGGCTGAAATTGAAAAGCACAAAG GAGTTGATGCCATTAGAGCCCCCATCTCTGTCACCGCCCAGTTCAAGGAACCATTGTTGGTACCAGGAAAAGTGACCATCAAATTTTGTGAGAGTGCGGGAGTGCAGTCCAAATGTGTTAGCTTCCAAATGGAGCAATACGAGAGGAAGATACCTCACATTACGGGACAGATCTGCAGGACTACTGTAGAGGATGTGAATTAA